Proteins from a single region of Streptomyces spinoverrucosus:
- a CDS encoding penicillin acylase family protein yields MPPNTTASTGQQPGKSGRKKGRKARLMVLVLVLAIMGGAACGAYWSISTVRASFPQTKGSITLKGLTAPVDVKRDGYGIPQVYASSDEDLFMAQGYVQAQDRFYEMDVRRHMTAGRLSEMFGKSQVENDEFLRTLGWQRTAQKEYDTKLSATTKKYLQAYAEGVNAYLEGKGAEDISVEYAALGFSNDYKPEKWTPVDSVAWLKAMAWDLRGNMQDEIDRALMTSRLGPKQVADLYPRYPYDRNQVVVQQGQYDELTQTFDGGGSTDGTSGGSTDGTSGTSTDGTAGTSTDGTGTSTGTSTGTSSSTGSSALQTQLSGLYDELEDLPEAVGVNGNGIGSNSWVVGGAHTITGKPLLANDPHLSASLPSVWYQMGLHCRTVSDKCQYDVSGYTFAGMPGVIIGHNQDISWGMTNSGVDVTDLYLEKLTGDGYLYDGKVKPFTTYEETIKVAGGTSKKIVVRETNNGPLLSDRDDELVKVGKKATVDTAAPDRGDGYGIALRWTALDAGTTMEAVFAMNKAADWDDFRAAAALFEVPSQNLVYADTENHIGYTLPGKIPTRAKGHDGSVPAPGWDSKYRWTGYVEQDELPYEYDPQRGYIVTANQAVVGKDYPYTLTTDWGYGARSQRITDLIESKIKGDGKISTEDMRQMQMDSSSEIAKLLVPQLLKIDVGDKDVRDAQKLLEGWDYTQDADSAAAAYFNSVWRNILKLAFGDKLPKELRVRGQCLWVEPVNTTGPVDDDRRVRECGQRDADQAQPDGGDRWFEVVRSLMDDENSDWWTTPKSGTRPAADNRDDLFKRAMIDARWELTAKLGKDIDTWSWGRLHRLFLKNQTLGTDGPGFLQYVLNRGPWELSGGEATVNATGWNAAGGYGVVWVPSMRMVVNLDDFDKSKWINLSGASGHAYSSHYTDQTGKWAKGELLDWSFTKQAVDKGTDDTLALKP; encoded by the coding sequence ATGCCCCCCAACACCACCGCCTCAACGGGTCAGCAGCCCGGCAAGTCCGGCAGGAAGAAGGGGCGCAAAGCCCGACTGATGGTGCTTGTACTGGTGCTGGCCATCATGGGCGGCGCCGCCTGTGGGGCGTACTGGTCCATCAGCACCGTGCGCGCCTCCTTCCCGCAGACCAAGGGCTCGATCACGCTCAAGGGCCTGACCGCACCCGTCGACGTGAAGCGGGACGGCTACGGCATCCCGCAGGTCTACGCCTCCTCCGACGAGGACCTGTTCATGGCGCAGGGCTACGTCCAGGCGCAGGACCGGTTCTACGAGATGGACGTCCGCCGGCACATGACCGCCGGGCGCCTGTCGGAGATGTTCGGCAAGAGCCAGGTCGAGAACGACGAGTTCCTGCGCACGCTGGGCTGGCAGCGGACCGCGCAGAAGGAGTACGACACCAAGCTGTCCGCCACCACCAAGAAGTACCTCCAGGCGTACGCCGAGGGAGTCAACGCCTACCTTGAGGGCAAGGGCGCCGAGGACATCTCCGTGGAGTACGCGGCGCTCGGCTTCAGCAACGACTACAAGCCCGAGAAGTGGACCCCGGTCGACTCGGTGGCGTGGCTGAAGGCGATGGCCTGGGACCTGCGCGGCAACATGCAGGACGAGATCGACCGCGCCCTGATGACCAGCCGCCTCGGCCCCAAGCAGGTCGCCGACCTGTACCCGCGGTACCCGTACGACCGGAACCAGGTCGTCGTCCAGCAGGGCCAGTACGACGAACTCACCCAGACGTTCGACGGCGGCGGCTCCACCGACGGCACGAGCGGTGGCTCCACGGACGGCACGAGCGGCACCTCGACCGACGGCACGGCCGGAACCTCCACAGACGGCACAGGGACGTCCACGGGCACCTCGACGGGCACGTCCTCCTCCACCGGCTCCTCGGCCCTCCAGACCCAGCTCTCGGGCCTCTACGACGAGCTGGAGGACCTCCCCGAGGCCGTCGGCGTGAACGGCAACGGCATCGGCTCCAACTCGTGGGTCGTCGGCGGCGCGCACACCATCACCGGCAAGCCGCTGCTCGCCAACGACCCGCACCTGTCGGCCTCGCTGCCGTCCGTCTGGTACCAGATGGGCCTGCACTGCCGCACGGTCTCCGACAAGTGCCAGTACGACGTCTCGGGCTACACCTTTGCCGGTATGCCGGGCGTGATAATCGGTCACAATCAGGACATCTCCTGGGGCATGACCAACTCCGGCGTCGACGTCACCGACCTCTACCTGGAGAAGCTCACCGGCGACGGCTACCTCTACGACGGCAAGGTGAAGCCCTTCACCACCTACGAGGAGACCATCAAGGTCGCCGGCGGCACCTCCAAGAAGATCGTGGTCCGGGAGACCAACAACGGCCCCCTGCTGTCCGACCGCGACGACGAACTGGTGAAGGTCGGCAAGAAGGCCACCGTCGACACCGCCGCCCCCGACCGCGGCGACGGCTACGGCATCGCACTGCGCTGGACCGCGCTGGACGCGGGCACCACCATGGAGGCCGTCTTCGCCATGAACAAGGCGGCCGACTGGGACGACTTCCGCGCCGCGGCGGCCCTGTTCGAGGTGCCCTCGCAGAACCTCGTCTACGCCGACACCGAGAACCACATCGGCTACACGCTGCCCGGAAAGATCCCCACGCGCGCGAAGGGCCACGACGGCTCCGTCCCGGCGCCGGGCTGGGACTCCAAGTACCGCTGGACCGGCTACGTCGAGCAGGACGAGCTGCCCTACGAGTACGACCCGCAGCGCGGCTACATCGTCACCGCCAACCAGGCCGTGGTCGGCAAGGACTACCCGTACACGCTGACCACGGACTGGGGTTACGGCGCCCGCAGCCAGCGGATCACCGACCTGATCGAGTCGAAGATCAAGGGCGACGGCAAGATCTCCACCGAGGACATGCGGCAGATGCAGATGGACAGCAGCAGCGAGATCGCCAAGCTGCTCGTCCCGCAGCTGCTGAAGATCGACGTCGGCGACAAGGACGTCCGCGACGCGCAGAAGCTCCTGGAGGGCTGGGACTACACCCAGGACGCCGACTCGGCGGCCGCCGCCTACTTCAACTCGGTCTGGCGCAACATCCTCAAGCTCGCGTTCGGCGACAAGCTGCCCAAGGAACTGCGCGTCAGGGGCCAGTGCCTGTGGGTCGAGCCGGTCAACACCACCGGCCCGGTGGACGACGACCGACGGGTGCGCGAGTGCGGCCAGCGCGACGCGGACCAGGCCCAGCCGGACGGCGGCGACCGCTGGTTCGAGGTCGTGCGCAGCCTCATGGACGACGAGAACAGCGACTGGTGGACGACCCCCAAGTCGGGCACCCGCCCGGCCGCCGACAACCGCGACGACCTCTTCAAGCGGGCCATGATCGACGCCCGCTGGGAGCTGACCGCCAAGCTCGGCAAGGACATCGACACCTGGAGCTGGGGCCGGCTGCACCGCCTGTTCCTGAAGAACCAGACCCTCGGCACCGACGGCCCCGGCTTCCTGCAGTACGTCCTCAACCGCGGCCCCTGGGAGCTCAGTGGCGGCGAGGCGACGGTCAACGCGACCGGCTGGAACGCTGCCGGCGGCTACGGCGTCGTCTGGGTGCCGTCGATGCGGATGGTGGTCAACCTCGACGACTTCGACAAGTCGAAGTGGATCAACCTCAGCGGCGCCTCCGGGCACGCCTACAGCTCGCACTACACCGACCAGACCGGCAAGTGGGCCAAGGGCGAGCTGCTGGACTGGTCGTTCACCAAGCAGGCGGTGGACAAGGGCACGGACGACACCCTGGCCCTGAAGCCGTGA
- a CDS encoding 5-formyltetrahydrofolate cyclo-ligase has translation MGHLGRMGEPDKRTLRRELLAVRSRLPAGDVEAAAAALAEHALELGELAHARTVAAYVSVGSEPGTLALLDALHARGVRVLLPALLPDNDLDWGVYSGKGSLARVQHGGKMALWEPAGERLGPDAVTGADAVLLPGLAVDARGMRLGRGGGSYDRVLARLERAGAHPALVVLLYDAEVVPLVPTERHDRPVHAVVTPSGVRRFPRSRR, from the coding sequence ATGGGCCACCTCGGACGCATGGGCGAGCCTGACAAGCGCACATTGCGGCGAGAGCTCCTCGCGGTGAGAAGCAGGTTGCCCGCAGGTGACGTGGAGGCGGCGGCGGCCGCGCTGGCCGAACACGCGCTCGAACTGGGCGAGCTGGCGCATGCGCGCACGGTGGCGGCGTACGTCTCCGTGGGGAGCGAGCCCGGCACGCTCGCGCTACTCGACGCGCTGCACGCGCGGGGGGTACGCGTCCTGCTTCCGGCGCTTTTGCCCGACAACGACCTTGACTGGGGCGTTTACTCCGGGAAGGGCTCCCTCGCGCGTGTCCAACACGGCGGAAAGATGGCTCTTTGGGAGCCGGCCGGCGAGCGGCTCGGCCCGGACGCGGTGACGGGCGCCGACGCCGTGCTGCTGCCGGGCCTCGCGGTCGACGCGCGCGGGATGCGGCTGGGGCGCGGCGGAGGGTCGTACGACCGTGTCCTGGCGCGTCTGGAGCGCGCGGGCGCCCATCCCGCGCTGGTGGTGCTGCTGTACGACGCGGAGGTCGTCCCGCTCGTCCCCACGGAGCGGCACGACCGGCCGGTGCACGCGGTGGTGACGCCGTCGGGCGTGCGCCGCTTCCCGCGCTCCCGGAGGTGA
- the galU gene encoding UTP--glucose-1-phosphate uridylyltransferase GalU: protein MTQAQPRINKAVIPAAGLGTRFLPATKATPKEMLPVVDKPAIQYVVEEAVSAGLDDVLMITGRNKRPLEDHFDRNYELESALEKKGDAERLAKVQESSDLATMHYVRQGDPRGLGHAVLCAAPHVGDEPFAVLLGDDLIDPRDPLLKRMIEVQEQHGGSVIALMEVAPEQIHLYGCAAVEATEDGDVVKVSDLVEKPDAADAPSNYAIIGRYVLDPRIFDILRKTEPGRGGEIQITDALQQLAADEKVGGPVHGVVFKGRRYDTGDRGDYLRAIVRLACEREDLGPDFRTWLRSYVTEEM from the coding sequence ATGACTCAGGCGCAACCACGGATCAACAAGGCTGTCATTCCCGCAGCAGGCCTCGGCACCCGGTTCCTGCCGGCCACCAAAGCCACTCCCAAGGAGATGCTGCCGGTCGTGGACAAGCCGGCGATCCAGTACGTGGTCGAGGAGGCCGTCTCGGCCGGTCTCGACGACGTCCTCATGATCACCGGTCGCAACAAGCGGCCCCTTGAGGACCACTTCGACCGCAACTACGAGCTCGAGTCGGCTCTGGAGAAGAAGGGCGACGCCGAGCGGCTCGCCAAGGTCCAGGAGTCGAGCGACCTCGCGACCATGCACTACGTGCGCCAGGGCGACCCCAGGGGACTGGGTCACGCCGTCCTGTGCGCGGCCCCCCACGTCGGCGACGAGCCCTTCGCGGTACTCCTCGGCGACGACCTGATCGACCCGCGCGACCCGCTCCTCAAGCGCATGATCGAGGTCCAGGAGCAGCACGGCGGCAGCGTCATCGCGCTCATGGAGGTGGCGCCCGAGCAGATCCATCTCTACGGCTGCGCGGCCGTAGAGGCCACCGAGGACGGCGACGTGGTCAAGGTGAGCGACCTGGTCGAGAAGCCGGACGCGGCCGACGCCCCGTCGAACTACGCCATCATCGGCCGCTACGTCCTCGACCCGCGCATCTTCGACATACTGCGCAAGACCGAGCCCGGCCGCGGCGGCGAGATCCAGATCACCGACGCCCTCCAGCAGCTCGCCGCGGACGAGAAGGTCGGCGGCCCGGTGCACGGCGTCGTCTTCAAGGGCCGCCGCTATGACACCGGCGACCGCGGCGACTATCTGCGTGCCATTGTCAGACTCGCGTGCGAACGTGAAGACCTGGGCCCGGACTTCCGGACCTGGCTTCGCAGTTACGTCACCGAGGAGATGTAG
- the glp gene encoding molybdotransferase-like divisome protein Glp: MSTAAPRATGQDHLWSVDEHLEDILETVRPLEPIELQLLDAQGCVLVDDVTVPVSLPPFDNSSMDGYAVRVADVAGASEEFPAVLEVVGDVAAGQAELRTVGPGQAARIMTGAPLPPGAETVVPVEWTDGGLGEGPVSGMRARSLGPEGASGQVRVHRPAEARAHVRAKGSDVRAGDRALEAGTVLGPPQIALLAAIGRGTVRVRPRPRVVVLSTGSELVQPGEELAGGQIYDSNSFALTAAARDAGAIAYRVGAVADDAETLRTTIEDQLVRADLMVTTGGVSVGAYDVVKEALSHVGDEDVAGSGIEFRKLAMQPGKPQGFGSIGPDHTPLLALPGNPVSSYVSFELFVRPAIRTLMGLKDVHRPRTRATLTGDEPLTSPKGRRQFLRGSYADGRVTPVGGAGSHLIAALAHADALIVVPEDVQSVEPGAEVEVVLLG, encoded by the coding sequence TTGAGCACCGCCGCGCCCCGCGCCACCGGCCAGGACCACCTGTGGTCGGTGGACGAACACCTGGAGGACATCCTCGAGACCGTCCGCCCCCTCGAACCCATCGAGCTGCAACTGCTCGACGCCCAGGGCTGCGTCCTGGTCGACGACGTCACGGTGCCGGTGTCCCTGCCACCGTTCGACAACAGCTCCATGGACGGGTACGCGGTACGGGTCGCGGATGTCGCGGGCGCGAGCGAGGAGTTCCCGGCCGTCCTGGAGGTCGTCGGGGACGTCGCGGCGGGCCAGGCCGAGCTGCGGACCGTGGGCCCCGGCCAGGCCGCCCGCATCATGACCGGCGCCCCGCTGCCGCCCGGCGCCGAGACGGTGGTGCCCGTGGAGTGGACCGACGGCGGCCTCGGCGAGGGCCCCGTCAGCGGGATGCGGGCCCGCAGCCTCGGCCCCGAGGGCGCCTCCGGGCAGGTGCGCGTGCACCGGCCCGCCGAGGCACGCGCGCACGTACGCGCGAAGGGCAGCGACGTGCGGGCCGGTGACCGCGCCCTCGAAGCGGGTACCGTCCTCGGCCCGCCGCAGATCGCGCTGCTCGCCGCGATCGGCCGCGGCACCGTGCGCGTCCGCCCGCGCCCGCGCGTGGTGGTGCTGTCCACCGGCAGCGAACTCGTCCAGCCCGGCGAGGAGCTGGCCGGCGGCCAGATCTACGACTCCAACAGCTTCGCCCTCACCGCGGCCGCCCGCGACGCCGGCGCCATCGCCTACCGGGTGGGCGCGGTCGCCGACGACGCCGAGACCCTGCGCACCACCATCGAGGACCAGCTCGTCCGTGCCGACCTGATGGTCACCACGGGCGGCGTCAGCGTCGGGGCGTACGACGTCGTCAAGGAGGCGCTGTCGCACGTCGGCGACGAGGACGTGGCGGGCAGCGGCATCGAGTTCCGCAAGCTCGCCATGCAGCCCGGCAAGCCCCAGGGCTTCGGCTCCATCGGCCCCGACCACACCCCCCTGCTGGCCCTCCCCGGCAACCCGGTGTCGTCGTACGTCTCCTTCGAACTGTTCGTGCGCCCCGCGATCCGCACCCTCATGGGCCTGAAGGACGTCCACCGGCCCAGAACGCGCGCGACGCTGACCGGGGACGAGCCGCTGACCTCCCCGAAGGGCCGCAGGCAGTTCCTGCGCGGCAGCTACGCCGACGGCCGGGTGACGCCGGTCGGCGGGGCCGGGTCCCACCTGATCGCCGCCCTCGCGCACGCCGACGCGCTGATCGTCGTACCCGAGGACGTCCAGTCCGTCGAGCCCGGTGCCGAGGTCGAGGTGGTCCTGCTCGGCTGA
- the moaC gene encoding cyclic pyranopterin monophosphate synthase MoaC, with the protein MSTQDRLTHLDDAGAARMVDVSGKDVTARTARASGRVLVSPSVIELLRGEGVPKGDALATARIAGIMGAKRTPDLIPLCHPLSVSGVTLDLSVADDAVEITATVKTTDRTGVEMEALTAVSVAALTVIDMVKAVDKGAVITDVRVEEKTGGKSGDWSRA; encoded by the coding sequence ATGAGCACGCAGGACCGACTGACGCACCTCGACGACGCGGGCGCCGCCCGCATGGTCGACGTATCCGGCAAAGACGTCACCGCGCGCACCGCGCGCGCCAGCGGACGCGTCCTCGTCTCACCCAGTGTGATCGAGCTGCTGCGCGGCGAAGGGGTCCCCAAGGGAGACGCCCTCGCCACCGCGCGGATCGCGGGGATCATGGGCGCCAAGCGGACGCCGGACCTGATCCCGCTGTGCCACCCGTTGTCGGTGTCCGGTGTGACACTGGACCTGTCGGTCGCGGACGACGCCGTGGAGATCACCGCCACGGTGAAGACGACGGACCGCACGGGCGTCGAGATGGAGGCGCTCACCGCGGTCTCCGTCGCCGCGCTCACCGTGATCGACATGGTCAAGGCGGTCGACAAGGGAGCGGTCATCACGGACGTGCGGGTGGAGGAGAAGACGGGCGGCAAGTCGGGCGACTGGAGCCGGGCATGA
- a CDS encoding MogA/MoaB family molybdenum cofactor biosynthesis protein, producing the protein MTLDAALGGALVAPYSALVITASNRAAAGVYEDKGGPLIADGLKGFGFAVDGPQVVRDGDPVQAALRAGVDAGYDVIVTTGGTGISPTDRTPEATRAVLDREVPGIAEAIRAYGRDKVPTAVLSRGLAGVAGGTLIVNLPGSTGGVRDGLAVLEPLLIHAVDQIRGGDHPRPSSGGAS; encoded by the coding sequence ATGACTCTCGACGCGGCGCTCGGCGGTGCGCTGGTCGCGCCGTACAGCGCTCTGGTGATCACGGCCTCCAACCGGGCCGCCGCCGGCGTCTACGAGGACAAGGGCGGCCCGCTGATCGCGGACGGCCTCAAGGGCTTCGGGTTCGCCGTCGACGGACCGCAGGTCGTCCGGGACGGGGACCCCGTTCAGGCCGCGCTGCGGGCGGGCGTGGACGCCGGGTACGACGTGATCGTCACCACGGGCGGCACGGGCATCTCGCCCACCGACCGCACCCCGGAGGCCACCCGCGCGGTGCTCGACCGCGAGGTGCCGGGCATCGCGGAGGCCATCCGCGCGTACGGCCGGGACAAGGTGCCGACCGCGGTGCTCTCCCGGGGCCTGGCCGGAGTGGCGGGCGGGACACTGATCGTCAACCTGCCGGGATCGACCGGCGGCGTGCGCGACGGGCTGGCCGTCCTGGAGCCCCTGCTGATCCACGCCGTCGACCAGATCCGCGGTGGCGACCACCCCAGACCCAGCAGCGGGGGTGCGAGCTGA
- a CDS encoding GNAT family N-acetyltransferase → MEGDVVLRPIKLRDQRAWREVNRRNRDWLRPWEATIPPPTPGGPIAHRPTYRQMVRHLRSEASAGRMLPFVIEYQGRLVGQLTVAGITWGSMCSGHVGYWVDEAVAGRGVMPTAVALAVDHCFRTVGLHRIEVCIRPENGPSRRVVEKLGFREEGLRPRYLHIDGAWRDHLVFALTAEEVPEGLLARWRRTRMRKTQGNAQDMPQNAPGNPAGPRN, encoded by the coding sequence GTGGAGGGCGATGTCGTCCTCCGTCCGATAAAGCTGCGCGACCAACGGGCCTGGCGTGAGGTCAACCGGCGTAACCGGGACTGGCTGCGCCCCTGGGAGGCGACCATTCCGCCGCCCACGCCCGGCGGGCCGATCGCGCACCGTCCGACGTACCGCCAGATGGTCCGCCATCTGCGCTCCGAGGCGAGCGCGGGCCGGATGCTGCCGTTCGTCATCGAGTACCAGGGGCGCCTGGTCGGGCAGTTGACGGTCGCCGGGATCACCTGGGGCTCGATGTGCTCGGGGCACGTCGGTTACTGGGTGGACGAGGCGGTGGCCGGGCGGGGCGTGATGCCTACGGCCGTGGCGCTGGCCGTCGACCACTGTTTCCGGACCGTCGGCCTGCACCGCATCGAGGTCTGCATTCGCCCCGAGAACGGGCCCAGCCGCCGCGTGGTGGAGAAACTCGGATTCCGCGAGGAGGGCCTCAGGCCCCGTTATCTCCACATCGACGGCGCCTGGCGCGACCATCTCGTGTTCGCGCTCACGGCGGAAGAAGTCCCCGAAGGACTGCTGGCCCGCTGGCGCCGGACCCGGATGCGGAAGACCCAGGGGAACGCGCAGGACATGCCGCAGAACGCCCCCGGGAATCCGGCCGGACCCAGAAATTGA
- the sepX gene encoding divisome protein SepX/GlpR: MSSSGLIYAVIVGAWAAYLVPMWLRRQDELNEARPTERFSTAIRLLSGRAGMERRYAKDLRARSADEGEPDADDPDAVTDSVDVRAFAVSPTRPQVGGVMETASGAGQASEARPAGTAPARDDTSAPPHKAIPPARRAPGAEAAAARARRSKVLARRRRTTVMLFLAFTLGAIVAAVGGLAFLWAPGVPAVLLSGYIAYLRTQERRRFAYQMDRRRAEAAAQRLRERARQPRRHAAAEAEAGEPEEGPEPEADPGLSALAADRRALVEQTDHAEWVDQQRERQRRPGRGESWEPVPVPLPTYVTAPVAPRATPDVDLGAPTAWSSARSSSVARDQDAVAGTREHGSGAPGVASPSDAKAGETGQTREADGAADRADGEGRGDARRRAASARRARERGRTPLFDQYEDGERPRAANE, from the coding sequence GTGAGCAGCAGCGGCCTCATCTACGCAGTCATTGTCGGGGCCTGGGCCGCCTACTTGGTGCCGATGTGGCTCCGTAGGCAGGACGAGCTGAACGAGGCCCGTCCGACGGAACGCTTCAGCACAGCCATCCGGTTGCTGTCCGGACGGGCGGGCATGGAGCGCCGATACGCCAAGGACCTGCGGGCGCGCTCCGCCGACGAGGGGGAGCCCGACGCGGACGACCCGGACGCCGTCACCGACTCGGTGGACGTCCGGGCCTTTGCCGTGTCTCCGACGCGCCCTCAGGTGGGCGGCGTCATGGAGACGGCGTCGGGAGCCGGGCAGGCGTCCGAGGCCCGCCCGGCCGGCACCGCCCCCGCCCGGGACGACACGTCCGCGCCCCCACACAAGGCGATCCCTCCGGCCCGTCGTGCCCCCGGCGCGGAGGCGGCCGCGGCACGCGCCCGGCGCTCGAAGGTGCTTGCGCGCCGCAGGCGCACCACCGTCATGCTCTTCCTCGCCTTCACGCTCGGCGCGATCGTCGCGGCCGTCGGCGGGCTCGCCTTCCTCTGGGCGCCCGGTGTGCCCGCCGTGCTGCTCAGCGGGTACATCGCGTATCTGCGTACGCAGGAGCGCCGCCGGTTCGCGTACCAGATGGACCGGCGGCGGGCGGAGGCCGCGGCCCAGCGGCTGCGTGAGCGGGCCCGTCAGCCGCGTCGGCACGCGGCGGCCGAGGCCGAGGCCGGCGAACCCGAGGAGGGGCCCGAGCCGGAGGCCGACCCCGGGCTGTCGGCGCTGGCCGCGGACCGGCGGGCGCTGGTGGAGCAGACCGATCACGCCGAGTGGGTCGATCAGCAGCGGGAGCGGCAGCGGCGGCCCGGGCGCGGGGAGAGCTGGGAGCCCGTGCCGGTGCCCTTGCCAACGTATGTGACGGCGCCGGTCGCGCCGCGGGCGACGCCGGATGTGGATCTCGGGGCGCCGACCGCGTGGAGTTCGGCGCGGTCGAGTTCGGTGGCGCGGGACCAGGATGCGGTCGCGGGCACGCGGGAGCACGGCTCCGGGGCGCCAGGCGTCGCGTCCCCGTCCGACGCGAAGGCGGGGGAGACGGGGCAGACCCGGGAGGCGGACGGCGCGGCGGACAGGGCCGACGGCGAGGGGCGCGGGGACGCGCGGCGCCGGGCGGCTTCGGCGCGACGGGCGCGGGAACGGGGGCGTACGCCGCTGTTCGACCAGTACGAGGACGGGGAGCGGCCGCGGGCGGCCAACGAGTAG
- a CDS encoding site-specific integrase, producing MSGKRGNGEGSIYPYKNGFAAYAWVTTPEGQRKRKYVYGKTREEVHDKWIKLHAEAKEGPVSTSTPTVAQYLTRWLREVVEPDLKPKTAETYAMHVRLYIAPGLGSKRLDKLTVRDVRNWVNTLLDQCQCCAQGLDAKRDEPRCCAAGECCERIPSRRTVQDARAVLRSALTNAMTEELISKNVAGLVKVRSARKKKRHPWSVEEARQFLESASTARDPLYAAYVLILVLGFRRGEVLGLTWENVNLDAGEITVQMQLQRINRRLVHDETKTEASTATLPLPQICVTALQLQLKKQELAKQAAGELWTESDFVFTTRYGTPYEPRNFNRLFVARSERAGVRRIRLHDTRHTCGSLLAALDVHPRIAMQILRHSKIAVTMEVYTHVPSEATRRALRKLGKHLGKRDPK from the coding sequence ATGAGCGGCAAGCGCGGTAACGGCGAGGGCTCGATCTATCCGTACAAGAACGGTTTCGCCGCGTACGCCTGGGTGACCACCCCGGAGGGACAGCGCAAGCGGAAGTACGTCTACGGCAAGACACGCGAAGAGGTCCACGACAAGTGGATCAAGCTGCATGCTGAGGCCAAGGAAGGGCCGGTATCCACGTCCACGCCGACGGTGGCCCAGTACCTCACGCGGTGGCTCAGGGAGGTCGTAGAGCCCGATCTGAAGCCCAAGACGGCCGAGACGTACGCGATGCACGTCCGGCTCTACATCGCGCCGGGGCTGGGCTCGAAGCGGCTCGACAAGCTGACCGTGCGAGATGTGCGGAACTGGGTGAACACCCTCTTGGATCAGTGCCAGTGCTGCGCTCAGGGCCTGGACGCGAAGCGAGATGAGCCGCGCTGCTGCGCTGCCGGTGAATGCTGCGAGCGCATCCCGTCACGTCGCACGGTGCAGGATGCTCGCGCGGTCCTGCGGTCAGCGCTGACCAACGCCATGACGGAAGAGCTGATCTCGAAGAACGTGGCGGGCCTGGTCAAGGTGCGATCGGCACGGAAGAAGAAGCGTCACCCGTGGTCCGTGGAAGAAGCTCGCCAGTTCCTTGAGTCGGCCAGCACGGCCCGTGACCCGCTGTACGCGGCCTACGTGCTCATCCTCGTGCTGGGCTTCCGGCGCGGTGAGGTGCTGGGCCTCACCTGGGAAAACGTGAACCTGGACGCCGGAGAGATCACCGTGCAGATGCAGCTACAGCGGATCAATCGGCGCCTGGTCCATGACGAGACCAAGACCGAGGCGTCGACGGCCACGCTCCCGCTGCCGCAGATCTGCGTCACGGCGCTCCAACTCCAGCTGAAGAAGCAGGAGTTGGCGAAGCAAGCGGCCGGTGAGCTGTGGACGGAATCCGACTTCGTGTTCACGACCCGCTACGGCACGCCGTACGAACCCCGCAACTTCAACCGGCTGTTCGTCGCTCGGTCGGAACGTGCGGGTGTCCGTCGTATCCGTCTGCACGACACCCGGCACACGTGCGGCTCGCTCCTCGCTGCCCTCGACGTACACCCCCGGATCGCGATGCAGATCCTCCGCCACAGCAAGATCGCGGTGACGATGGAGGTGTACACGCACGTCCCATCCGAGGCGACTCGCCGGGCACTTCGCAAGCTCGGCAAGCACCTTGGGAAGCGAGATCCAAAGTAG
- a CDS encoding excisionase family DNA-binding protein produces MTATVITRKWHTTAEVAAMLGFGLSKTKMLVLTGEIRSVKIGRNRRILPEWVDEYVQRVASGSEGVSA; encoded by the coding sequence ATGACCGCCACCGTGATCACACGGAAGTGGCACACCACAGCGGAGGTTGCGGCCATGCTCGGCTTCGGCCTCTCCAAGACCAAAATGCTCGTCCTCACGGGAGAGATCCGCTCCGTGAAGATCGGTCGCAACCGGCGCATCCTGCCGGAGTGGGTTGACGAGTACGTTCAGCGCGTCGCCTCCGGATCTGAGGGGGTGTCAGCATGA